The Oceanispirochaeta sp. genome contains the following window.
TTTTAACGCCTGACAGTCCGGGCACCAGGCTGCCGTAAACAAAGCACAGACGGCTTTGTCTGATCCAATGAGCTCATCAAACTCATCTTTATCCTTAACATCTATCATTTTCCAGCTCCTGACCAACAGACAGTGAATAAAATCGTCTGTACAATCTTTATGAATTGCTTACAATATAATTATGCGTCAGTATACGTATTTATTATGCCTATATACCAGAGGGTAACAGCATATATCTCAAGTCATTCGGAGGATAACAGGATGTTTGATAATATAGAATTTAATTCGATCCCGGGAAACAGAGACAAGCATAGGCTGCGTTTTATGGGCCTGACGACCTGCGGCTTCTGCAGAAAAGCCAAACAGTTTCTGGATGACAACGATTTCAGCTATGAATATCTGTATCTGGATAAGATTGATCCCGATGAGAAGAAAAAATTAAAAATTGAGTTTTCAGAACACTTCGACAAAAGACTGAGTTACCCGACTCTTATCATTGATGATAAAGAAATCCTGACGGGTTTTATCCGTATTGCCTGGGAACAGGAACTCCTGGAAGACGCTTAAACCATGGCTGAAAAAAACATAGTACAGGTAAAGATGTTCCTGAAGGCCCTTTGTGAAAAGCAAAACCTGATTCTTAACAATGATGAAGATCATGTAAACTCGATTGCCGAAGGGCTAATGGAGATGTATAACTCCCTGGGATACTACTGCTGTCCCTGCCGTGAAGCCTGGGGGGATAGAAAAAATGACAGGGACATAATATGTCCCTGTGATTACTGTAAACCTGATGTTGCAGAGTTTGGACAGTGTTATTGCGGCCTCTTCGTATCAGAGGACAGCCAGGGTAAGGAACTCGGTTCCATACCCGACCGCCGTGATGATGCGCTCTGTCCCTGATTAATCAGGGAGGATGTCACCCATTTCCTGCAATTCCTTCAGGGCTGCATCTTTTTGTTTAACCTGGGTCTTTTTAATAGCCTTTCTCAGGATGTTATTCCACTGCTTACCCGGCTGATCTTCTTTCAGATCTTCAAGCAGCTCCAGTATCTCTTCACTTGAATCAATGTTGTAAATCTTTTCAGTATCATGGAAAAACAAATCGGCAAGGTCATTTATAAAATCACCCACTGTTCTGTCTTTTTTGCCCATTTTACGTTCTAGAACATCCTGTTTTTTTCTGGCCTTTTTTAAATCCCGGTCTTTTCTGGCTAAATCTGTGCTTTTCATAATCTACCTCACTTCAAAACCGTCTTGTAATATACCGTTATTTCAGATAAAGAATCAACAGTATATTTAGCGATTCAATAGATCTAATCCATCATGGATTCCCCAGAGCCACTGTTCCCGGTCACCCAGGATGGTGGCCATCAATAGAGCTTCATTGTACTGAATCAAATTATTCCAGGGCTCAAAAACATTTTCTGCACTATATATTCTGATAATATAATTATCCTCGTAGTGCTGTCTTACTGATTCAAGCCAGGGCGAAAAACTCCCTTTGTAGTATTCCTCCAGTACAGATAAAACCTCATGATCCGGCTTCTCTAAAGAAAAAGAAAACTCCAACCCATCTCTATTGTAGTTATAGACCCCCTCGTCTCTCTCTGTGATAAAATCATACTCAGCCCTGCGTATTTCATCTGCACGTGCGGCAGAGAGTACTACGGCAGTCAGGTGGTTGGTTTCCTCCCATCCCGGGGAGGCAACAGATAAAGATTCAAAACGACTGAAAGCTGACAATGTTACGGATCTGTGGACAGACCTGTATTCGGATCTCCCAAAGACTCCATCATCAAAATCATCATAGATGGTGACCATCTCCTCATCCTGGGAGAAAACAGGAGGCGCCGCCAGTGCTGTCAGAATCCAGAAAAACAGAAGCAATTTAACTTGAGAATTCAATTTTTTGTATTTCAATTCCAGCTCCTTCAAACAGATCCTTCAGGAGAAGGGCAGCACTTTCTTCCGCCAGATCCAGAATTCCTTCACGAACTGCCAGCTCCCGGATTTGAGGACTGAGGATTCTGATAAACCGGCTCCATTGGTCGGGAGTCATGGTCAGTTCCGGAAATCCATTATCCTCATCAGTTCTGTCTTCAATGATTATTTCTGTAATGCCTGGAGAGGGGAGAATCATATCCACTCGCGGACTCCCATCGGCACTCAAAGGCAGAGGCTGAATCAGCATTTTATCCGATGAAAAAGGAACACCCGCCCGGGCAATGGCAGAAATAACTATAAAAAAATCGGAATCATTCGCAGGGTCCACCCCACTCTCCCGGCATAGAGCATACAGAGAGGCATACTTCCACTTCGCCGGCAGTTTCAAATCCGGATAAAAGGAAAGGGAACTCTTGAGTAGATAAGCATCGGGATCATTGTTATAGAACCACTGCAAGACCTGCCAGTTCACATCATCACCCTCCTCCATAAAATCATAAGGAAAGAGGACCTTCATCCTGAACTCTGCAGACTGAAGGAGCGAGGCTTCACTGGTCTCCATAAGAGTGGAGTAGACTTTTTTGTCTGTCCGGCTCTGCCAGGGCAGGTTCAGGGTTTGACCCTGAATCAGAAAAAAAAGACTGAAAACAAGAGATACAATAAGGATGAAAAATCCTAATCTGAGAGTGTTCATGATGATTCGGCTCCCCGAGCCGCCTGGCCTGAACCAGGACCTTCACTCCTGAAGAGAATACTGATATCCTCCAACCCGGCAGACCGTAAAATCCCTTTCAGCAGAGAGGCCGCTCTTTCTTCTGCTTCTCCGGCAATGTCCTGTTCCAGAACCTGAAGGCGGATTTTCTCCCCCTCTTCACTGATCAGAGGGAGAAAATCTCCTGTATCGATAGAGGAGAATCGTTCCTTTATCAGAATTTGATGAATCGTTGCATCATCTGCATCTACCAGAAAGATCTGTCCATGAGGAAGGATCAACCGGGCCTTTTTTCCCTTCAGCTGCAGGTCAAACCCCTCGGCCAGATCCACTCCGGCATATACATTAAAATCAGCCGTAAAAAGCAGAGACTTATCCTGTATGAAATTCTTTTTTTCCCTGACATAAAAAACCGAACGGTAACGCTGTGTAACCGTGGTCAACTCTCCCAGCATCTCCAGTTTTTTTGTCAATGCCAGGCGTTTGTTCTCTCCCTGCTGCTTCGTGTACATCCAGGCCCCGAGGGGCAGGAACATTGCCAGGAAAACAAGAGAAACAAGGAGAAAAATACGGAGAGAAGGGGATGATTTCTTTTTTCCAGGAGACAAGATTCATTATGAACCGGATCAGAAATAGAAATCAACTATTTATTTTAGTTGAATTATTGATTTATTGATTCCATCAGAGGAGCAAGGAGTTTACAGGCCAGCATAAACTGCGGTTTGTAGTCTCCTCCAAAAGGAAGCACAGTATCCTCCTTATCCAGCCTCGACTTGAACTCATTACCCAGCTGCCCCAGTCTGTCTACCAGGACAGGACAACTGTCGGGATGAGCCTTAAGCCAGAGGGGACAACCTCCGGAGCCCATTATAAGAACGGCTTCCATCTGTTGAAAAAAACTGTTAAATCCAAAACCCTCCAGATTTTCCGAAACAGCAAATCCAAACCCCTTCTTCAAGGCATCTTCATAACCGGGAATCTCCTTGACCCGGGAATCTTGACTCCCGCAGCTGATGAGCAATGACAGAGCCAGGAAAGTCGGGAAATAATGATAATCCATCCGGTCCTCGTCCTCGATGTCCGCAGCAGTGGCTGAAACACTCCAGGAACCCTCTTCCAGTCCCGGTTCTGCCGGCCTCTGCCCCTGAACGAGAGAATGACAGAAACTCAAAAGGGAATCGGATGAATAGTTTTCATTGGGAACCCGGCCGGCCAGAATATGTTCCAGAAATATTTTCATCTGTCCCACCCGGGAGGTCATTTTTTCGTAATCATTATCTTTGTTGATCAGAAATTTTTTAATCGTTAGTATCATGCCTCTATTTTAATAAAAAGTTACAAAGATTTATAGAGAGTGTTTCCTTTTAGAGGCATCATTTCAGAGCATCAAAAGCCCTGTTTAGATCATCCTTGAGATCATCAGACTCCTCAATGCCTTATATGGATCATTTTTTGTATACTCCGGGATGATCCATGGACTGATCTTGTGGTAAACCCTTTCACAGCTCCTCCTTCAGGATGTAGAATACATTTATGAGTGACAACTTATCCGGTATTATAAATGATAATACCCATTATTTCCCGAAAAGAGTGTATTACAGCGATACCGATGCAGGGGGTGTGGTCTACCACAGCCGATATATTGATATGGCCGAACACGGCAGAAGTGAACTGATCAGATTGCTGGGGGGAGATCAGAAAAGTCTCCTCGATGAATCAGGTTTAGCCTTTGTCGTACGCTCTCTGAATGTAAGCTACAATAGACCGGCATTTCTTGATGATATGCTGTCTGTACGAACCAGGCTCTCGAAATGTGAAAATTTCACACTGATTTTTGATCAGAAAATCTATAGAGACAATGAATTACTCACAGAGCTGGAGGTGAAAATCGGCTGCATCTCCCTGGGAGACGGAAAGCCGAAACCCATGCCCAGGGAGTGGAAACAAGTCATCGAAGAAAAAATGATGTCTTGATCCAGAAAAGCCTGAACCCGCTCTGCTCTGTGGTTTGACCTTATGGGAATACCTTATGTAATTACCAGGAACCGATATTGTCCCGTATGGTCTGACGGACCAGCTTCCGATATTCTTCTTTGGTGGCCTCATCCAGATCGGGCCTTCCCTCTTCCAGTTTCTTGATATAGGCGCTGCTGCCCCCCGCCTGGTAGCCTGTTTTCATAAGGGGAAGCTGGGTGGAGTCCATCAACCAGATGGTGGGAAACCCTTTGACTCCAAAGAGTGAAGACATGACCTCATTCTGCTTTTTGACTTCCTCCGTCTGTTTGATGCCATTTGGGAAATCCAGATATACCAGAATATAGTTCTCCTCGGCATATTCTTTGAATTCTTTGGTTCCAAATACCTCGGCCCAGAGCTTATGACACCAGGAACACCAATCAGAACCCGTAAAATTCAGCAGAATATCTTTCCCTGTATCCTCGGATTCGGAAAGAGCTGACAAAACATCGCTGGTCCATCCCACAGGAGGATAGGCATCTGCAGAGATAAAAGAAAGGGAAGAAAATAGAAGGAAAACACTTATAGCGAAAGTCTTCATTAGAGATGACTCCTTATAACAATGATATATGTTCTTTAATATATATCATTTATTAGGGTAAATTCCAGAAGAATCGTAGTTTTTAAGGGGAATTGCGGGATTGTGCCGGAGAATTTAGGGAAATTCATCAATCACAAAGGATGAGGTTTCTGAATCCTTCTGTTCCGGTACTTCTTCTTTTTCAACCTCGATTACTTCTTGCAGCTCTGCCCGCTCTGCCCGCTCGACTGCCGCACGCCTCAGGATCATCTCTATCCGTTCCAGATACTCTTCGTCATAAATAAAGAGTCCCCCCATGATGTCTTCAAGATCTTTCATGATAACCGTTCCCTCTGTCACAGGAACGTCATCCCGTGAAAGGGGCATTAGATAGGAAAGTCCTGGAACAAGAGTCATAAAAAGACGGGGATCGAACTCTCCGATGAAACTTCCTGAAAAGATATTGCCATCTATATCCATAACTTGTTCTTCCCGGCTCATCTCAGCCCAGTCGGCAGGGTATATATCCGAACAGCCCCGATACCAGACCTTCACACCAAGATTTCTGATCCGGGTGATGATCTCTCGAATGCCCGCGCCCCACTGCTCTCCCAGGGGAACTAAAAGAGTCTGCTGCCCGCTAAAATTCAATTCAAGACCATCTGCTCCCAGATCAATCAGCCTTTCGGCTTCTTTCACCAGCCTATTCTGCCAGATCCTGCTTTCGGGATTCATGACAATGAATGATCTTTCATGAGCCTTCTCCACCACCGGTTTCCCCAGAGCATCCAGAAAAACCGACTTTTTCAGTTCAAAGTCATTCTCGACGACACTCTCATCTGCAATACGGAGATTCAGGTAAAAACTGACCTTCTGCCCCTTACGGTGGACGGCCCGTATGGCTTCTTTCAATCTAGCGGAACCACCCAGAAATTCAGATGGTTTAAAGTCAGGATAAAGGAGGTCATGGCCATGGGCATAGCCGAAGACATGAAGCCAGTGGCCTTTTCCCAGCTCTTTTTTCATAATTTTTGCAATATCTTCCAGAATCAGAAAGCCTTTCTCCACAGGAACCAGACAATCATAATCGGGCCCGATCAATCCCACCTGGAGGAGGAATTCACCCGTAGGTGCGGCTTTTTCCAAGACAGGCCACTTTACTTTTTCGATGATCCGGTTCATCCAGGTCAACGCCTCTTCCGCCCCTCCCTGATATTGAGTCAAAATCCAGCAGGATCGGCCTGTCTTCACGACAAATTCGACATGTTCCGAGGTTTTGCTTTTTACAGTAATCTTGGAGATCCGGCCTTTTTCATCGGGCATGGCGCTGAGGATAATTCCCCCCGTTGCATCGCCGATAATGATGGTTCTGCAGGACCCACTGATAGGATAAAGGACAGATATACCTCTGGTCATACCCTCGAGGGTCTCGAGTCTCTCATGAACCTTGGAAAGAAGTCCCCGCTCACCCTCATGATTAGGCCACCAGAACCAGGAGGTATCAGGATTCCTGATCTCTGCATCCAGTTTCAATATACTGGCCTGGGAGCTGGATAGTATTCGGAATATATAAAGAGGACCCGATTTAGTCGTTTCCACGGCACCATCAATATGAAGGCTGCATACGAGATCATCAGTATGGTAAATTATCGATTCACTGCTCAATAATGAGCCTCCCTGTATCAGGGAAGACCGGTTGTTCCCTTCAGGTATCCCAGGACCATGCTCTCGGCCTGATTCAGATACTGATCTAATTCAAAGGCGGATTCATCAATCAGATATTGGACTGATCCCCCCATAAGGAGAGAGACAATCATGGCATCGACCCCAACGGCCCGGTCTGCCTTGAATTCACCGGAAACAACACCTTCCTGAATCACCTCATATAAATTATATCGCCAATTCAGGTAAGATTTTTGAATTTTTTCCTTTAAATCCGTATCCATTGTTCCCTGAACCCAGAAATCAAACTGAATATACTCCATCTTTTTTTCCAGAATGGATCTTTTTTTTTCCTGAAAGAAGGCATGGATCTTGCCGGCAGGGCTGCCGTCGGAGCTGGCGAAATCACTATTCCTTTCTTTCTGAAACAAGAGCAGAATAAAGTCAAGGAGTCTGGAAAGAAGCTCCTTTTTAGTGTGGAAATAATAGTGAAGGATACCCTGACTCATTCCGGCTTCTTCAGAAATTTGCCGCATCCTCAAACCACTTATTTTTTCACGGGCTATTACGTCGAGAGCCGCCTTCATAATTTTATCAGAACTGCTTTCCAAGTCTTTCTCTTTTTGGCTCATAATCAAAACAATATATCATAATGGATGAAAAGAATCAGCTCTTTACTGTTTTAACAGCTGGGGATATATTTTTAAACCATGAGAAACCTTGACAAATCACTCCCGTTTTATTTGCTGCTGATCATGACTTTTGGACTCTTTTCGTGCTTTTCCGCCAAAGAAACCCCACAGGATCTGATCTTCTACTATTTTGAATCCTGCCCTTCCTGTGATGAATACATCCTGGCAGAAGAATTGA
Protein-coding sequences here:
- a CDS encoding glutaredoxin — encoded protein: MFDNIEFNSIPGNRDKHRLRFMGLTTCGFCRKAKQFLDDNDFSYEYLYLDKIDPDEKKKLKIEFSEHFDKRLSYPTLIIDDKEILTGFIRIAWEQELLEDA
- a CDS encoding ferredoxin-thioredoxin reductase catalytic domain-containing protein encodes the protein MAEKNIVQVKMFLKALCEKQNLILNNDEDHVNSIAEGLMEMYNSLGYYCCPCREAWGDRKNDRDIICPCDYCKPDVAEFGQCYCGLFVSEDSQGKELGSIPDRRDDALCP
- a CDS encoding DUF4230 domain-containing protein, translated to MNTLRLGFFILIVSLVFSLFFLIQGQTLNLPWQSRTDKKVYSTLMETSEASLLQSAEFRMKVLFPYDFMEEGDDVNWQVLQWFYNNDPDAYLLKSSLSFYPDLKLPAKWKYASLYALCRESGVDPANDSDFFIVISAIARAGVPFSSDKMLIQPLPLSADGSPRVDMILPSPGITEIIIEDRTDEDNGFPELTMTPDQWSRFIRILSPQIRELAVREGILDLAEESAALLLKDLFEGAGIEIQKIEFSS
- a CDS encoding DUF4230 domain-containing protein, translating into MSPGKKKSSPSLRIFLLVSLVFLAMFLPLGAWMYTKQQGENKRLALTKKLEMLGELTTVTQRYRSVFYVREKKNFIQDKSLLFTADFNVYAGVDLAEGFDLQLKGKKARLILPHGQIFLVDADDATIHQILIKERFSSIDTGDFLPLISEEGEKIRLQVLEQDIAGEAEERAASLLKGILRSAGLEDISILFRSEGPGSGQAARGAESS
- a CDS encoding YbgC/FadM family acyl-CoA thioesterase, producing the protein MSDNLSGIINDNTHYFPKRVYYSDTDAGGVVYHSRYIDMAEHGRSELIRLLGGDQKSLLDESGLAFVVRSLNVSYNRPAFLDDMLSVRTRLSKCENFTLIFDQKIYRDNELLTELEVKIGCISLGDGKPKPMPREWKQVIEEKMMS
- a CDS encoding thioredoxin family protein yields the protein MKTFAISVFLLFSSLSFISADAYPPVGWTSDVLSALSESEDTGKDILLNFTGSDWCSWCHKLWAEVFGTKEFKEYAEENYILVYLDFPNGIKQTEEVKKQNEVMSSLFGVKGFPTIWLMDSTQLPLMKTGYQAGGSSAYIKKLEEGRPDLDEATKEEYRKLVRQTIRDNIGSW
- a CDS encoding DUF6259 domain-containing protein, which produces MSSESIIYHTDDLVCSLHIDGAVETTKSGPLYIFRILSSSQASILKLDAEIRNPDTSWFWWPNHEGERGLLSKVHERLETLEGMTRGISVLYPISGSCRTIIIGDATGGIILSAMPDEKGRISKITVKSKTSEHVEFVVKTGRSCWILTQYQGGAEEALTWMNRIIEKVKWPVLEKAAPTGEFLLQVGLIGPDYDCLVPVEKGFLILEDIAKIMKKELGKGHWLHVFGYAHGHDLLYPDFKPSEFLGGSARLKEAIRAVHRKGQKVSFYLNLRIADESVVENDFELKKSVFLDALGKPVVEKAHERSFIVMNPESRIWQNRLVKEAERLIDLGADGLELNFSGQQTLLVPLGEQWGAGIREIITRIRNLGVKVWYRGCSDIYPADWAEMSREEQVMDIDGNIFSGSFIGEFDPRLFMTLVPGLSYLMPLSRDDVPVTEGTVIMKDLEDIMGGLFIYDEEYLERIEMILRRAAVERAERAELQEVIEVEKEEVPEQKDSETSSFVIDEFP
- a CDS encoding TetR/AcrR family transcriptional regulator; protein product: MSQKEKDLESSSDKIMKAALDVIAREKISGLRMRQISEEAGMSQGILHYYFHTKKELLSRLLDFILLLFQKERNSDFASSDGSPAGKIHAFFQEKKRSILEKKMEYIQFDFWVQGTMDTDLKEKIQKSYLNWRYNLYEVIQEGVVSGEFKADRAVGVDAMIVSLLMGGSVQYLIDESAFELDQYLNQAESMVLGYLKGTTGLP